In one window of Mus pahari chromosome 3, PAHARI_EIJ_v1.1, whole genome shotgun sequence DNA:
- the Lmo2 gene encoding rhombotin-2 isoform X2 has translation MSSAIERKSLDPSEEPVDEVLQIPPSLLTCGGCQQNIGDRYFLKAIDQYWHEDCLSCDLCGCRLGEVGRRLYYKLGRKLCRRDYLRLFGQDGLCASCDKRIRAYEMTMRVKDKVYHLECFKCAACQKHFCVGDRYLLINSDIVCEQDIYEWTKINGII, from the exons GGAACCCGTGGATGAGGTGCTGCAGATACCCCCATCCCTGCTGACATGTGGTGGCTGCCAGCAGAACATAGGGGACCGCTACTTCCTGAAAGCCATCGACCAGTACTGGCACGAGGATTGCCTCAGCTGTGACCTCTGTGGGTGTCGGCTGGGAGAGGTGGGGCGGCGCCTCTACTACAAGCTGGGACGGAAATTGTGCAGGAGAGACTATCTCAG GCTTTTTGGTCAGGATGGTCTCTGCGCGTCCTGTGACAAGCGGATCCGTGCCTATGAGATGACAATGCGGGTGAAGGACAAAGTGTATCACCTGGAGTGTTTCAAGTGCGCCGCCTGTCAGAAGCATTTCTGTGTAGGCGACAGGTATCTTCTCATCAACTCCGACATAGTGTGTGAACAAGACATCTACGAGTGGACCAAGATCAATGGGATCATCTAG